The proteins below are encoded in one region of Neoasaia chiangmaiensis:
- a CDS encoding DUF423 domain-containing protein yields the protein MADLSLPFRWQRAAIAFAALSAGLGVAIAALNAHLPERFLVQNGREMAQRAIDMQMWHSLALLILGLWGAPFVRGIAAGFAAGIVLFCVPVYCLAFRGPDIAFLAPWGGTTIIVSWLALAFVALRYARRR from the coding sequence ATGGCCGACCTGAGCTTACCGTTCCGATGGCAACGCGCCGCCATCGCCTTCGCCGCGCTCTCCGCCGGTCTCGGCGTGGCGATTGCGGCCCTGAACGCCCATTTACCCGAACGTTTCCTGGTCCAGAACGGGCGCGAGATGGCCCAACGCGCGATCGACATGCAGATGTGGCACAGTCTGGCGCTCCTGATCCTGGGCCTGTGGGGCGCGCCCTTCGTTCGCGGCATCGCCGCGGGATTCGCGGCAGGCATCGTGCTTTTCTGCGTGCCCGTCTATTGCCTGGCGTTTCGCGGACCGGACATCGCCTTTCTCGCACCATGGGGCGGCACGACGATCATCGTATCCTGGCTGGCCCTCGCCTTCGTCGCGCTGCGTTACGCGCGGCGGCGATAG
- a CDS encoding thioredoxin family protein, producing MTLRSFVLAAALLAAPVTAMAAPDAPSANAPAGPATASTKVPAHVPPPHLDAGQNIAPAQNVYPDVALAKKQVQEAFRTAQNSHRKVLLDFGGNWCPDCRMLAGVFAVPEVSEWLESNFVVVPVNVGRINENLDLAQQYGVTIHEVPTVLIVTPDGKLLNADGANTLGNARAMSPQSVIDLIESWNQRG from the coding sequence ATGACGCTTCGTTCATTCGTCCTTGCGGCCGCTCTGCTCGCCGCTCCCGTCACCGCCATGGCCGCACCCGACGCCCCATCGGCCAATGCACCCGCCGGCCCGGCGACCGCCAGCACGAAAGTGCCGGCTCACGTGCCGCCGCCGCATCTGGACGCGGGACAGAACATCGCTCCGGCCCAGAATGTCTATCCGGACGTCGCCCTGGCCAAAAAGCAGGTGCAGGAGGCATTCCGCACCGCACAGAACTCCCATCGGAAAGTTCTGCTGGATTTCGGCGGCAACTGGTGCCCCGACTGCCGGATGCTGGCGGGCGTTTTCGCCGTGCCGGAGGTGAGCGAATGGCTCGAATCCAATTTCGTGGTGGTGCCGGTCAATGTCGGTCGCATCAACGAGAACCTCGATCTGGCGCAGCAATACGGCGTGACGATCCACGAAGTCCCGACGGTGCTGATCGTCACGCCTGACGGCAAGCTGCTGAACGCCGACGGCGCCAATACGCTCGGCAATGCCCGGGCGATGTCGCCGCAATCGGTGATCGACCTGATCGAAAGCTGGAACCAGCGTGGGTGA
- a CDS encoding Crp/Fnr family transcriptional regulator, with protein MGESQATLASTIRPDEFNVRVVDSWLSALPHDGEKLLLSDDDRQALSRIAVPVSLPAADMPIYHERDAAQDVFLLMSGLVRTARTLASGRRQIIAFHWPGDVFGLSEHGAYVSDAETVAPTRLARLPMRYLDGAFLQHPALQGLFLVKTLNDLRETQHELVTKSQSDLPTRLAFFLLQCVEHPECYDAATQVVSLPIARADLADYLAAAPESVSRAFAQLEQRRLIRRISPQKIALDMTRIAPFCTLADR; from the coding sequence GTGGGTGAAAGCCAGGCGACTTTAGCATCGACGATCCGCCCGGATGAATTCAATGTCCGGGTCGTGGATTCCTGGCTGTCCGCCCTGCCGCATGATGGCGAAAAACTGCTTCTGTCGGACGACGACCGGCAGGCGTTGAGCCGGATCGCCGTGCCCGTTTCGCTCCCGGCGGCGGACATGCCGATCTATCATGAGCGGGACGCCGCGCAGGACGTGTTCCTGCTGATGAGCGGCCTGGTCCGCACGGCGCGAACCCTGGCCAGTGGGCGACGCCAGATCATCGCATTCCATTGGCCTGGCGACGTGTTCGGCCTGTCGGAGCACGGCGCCTATGTCAGTGACGCCGAGACGGTCGCGCCCACGCGCCTCGCCCGGCTGCCGATGCGCTATCTCGACGGCGCCTTCCTGCAACATCCGGCATTGCAGGGACTGTTTCTGGTCAAGACGCTGAACGACCTGCGCGAGACGCAGCACGAACTCGTCACCAAAAGCCAGAGCGACCTCCCCACCCGCCTCGCCTTCTTCCTGTTGCAATGTGTCGAGCACCCGGAATGCTACGATGCCGCCACGCAGGTCGTGTCCCTGCCGATCGCACGCGCCGATCTTGCGGATTACCTTGCCGCCGCCCCGGAATCCGTCAGCCGCGCGTTTGCGCAGCTTGAACAGCGGCGGCTGATCCGGCGGATCTCCCCGCAGAAAATCGCGCTGGACATGACGCGCATCGCACCCTTCTGCACGCTGGCGGACCGATAA